One segment of Stomatobaculum sp. F0698 DNA contains the following:
- the mscL gene encoding large-conductance mechanosensitive channel protein MscL, translating into MKGFMKEFKEFALKGNVLDLAVGVIIGGAFSTIVKSLVDDIIMPLIGMILGQINIATLALTIKNPLGGEAVSLAYGAFLQNVLNFFFIALAVFCIVKAANAVNKKKEEAPAEEPKPSKEEILLTEIRDALREKK; encoded by the coding sequence ATGAAAGGATTTATGAAAGAGTTCAAGGAGTTCGCGCTGAAGGGCAATGTCCTTGATCTGGCAGTCGGTGTGATTATCGGCGGTGCGTTCAGCACGATTGTCAAGTCGCTGGTGGATGACATCATCATGCCGCTGATCGGCATGATTCTCGGCCAGATCAACATTGCGACGCTCGCGCTGACCATCAAGAACCCGCTCGGCGGTGAGGCTGTCTCGCTTGCTTACGGCGCATTCCTGCAGAACGTCCTGAACTTCTTCTTCATCGCACTCGCAGTCTTCTGCATCGTAAAGGCGGCAAACGCGGTCAACAAGAAGAAGGAAGAGGCTCCGGCGGAGGAGCCGAAGCCGAGCAAGGAAGAAATCCTGCTCACCGAGATTCGCGACGCGCTTCGCGAGAAGAAGTAA
- a CDS encoding YbjN domain-containing protein: MASREYSRPIAEAIDNYLIENDWSISFDEESGVFRFGLSIDGKLKQIRYVIVVNEQSYTSYAISPIGADKDDARIMKEMAEFTCRANYNLKLGNFELDMRDGEVRFKVHTDCTGMVPNRDIIDNSISCAAAMFERYGTAVAGIVFNDETAEKAVEKCEEDM, from the coding sequence ATGGCGAGCAGAGAGTATTCACGGCCGATTGCGGAAGCAATCGATAACTACTTGATTGAGAACGACTGGAGCATTTCGTTTGACGAGGAGTCCGGTGTGTTTCGCTTCGGTCTTTCGATTGACGGAAAGCTAAAGCAGATTCGCTACGTCATCGTGGTCAATGAGCAGTCTTATACGTCCTATGCGATTTCGCCGATCGGCGCCGACAAGGACGATGCGCGCATCATGAAGGAGATGGCGGAGTTTACCTGCCGCGCGAACTACAATTTAAAGCTCGGAAACTTTGAGCTTGACATGCGGGACGGTGAGGTGCGCTTTAAGGTGCACACGGACTGCACGGGTATGGTTCCGAACCGCGACATCATCGACAACAGCATTTCCTGCGCAGCGGCTATGTTCGAGCGCTACGGCACGGCGGTTGCGGGCATTGTCTTTAACGACGAGACGGCGGAGAAGGCTGTCGAGAAGTGCGAAGAGGACATGTAA
- a CDS encoding HAD-IIIA family hydrolase, translating to MQAVIMAGGKGSRLAALTRDEIPKPMAPFLGKPLLEWQLEELKRYGIRRVTLVVGHLKEKIISYFGDGASRDMELDYVEETEPLGTAGAFPLLLPKIESAHFLLLFGDIRFDIDIARMERFFLEKRAECLLFAHPNSHPYDSDLIVTDAENRVTGFDSKHNVRTGWQDNLVNAGIYLLSRDMLRRVPEVKKTDFEKEILAPMAARGEAIYAYRSPEYVKDVGTVERIQAAEEEWKSGFPAKRNLAFPQRAVFLDRDGVINRYNGFVRTPEELELLPEAAEGLKRLNSSEYLTIVVSNQPVVARGETSEAELETIFNKMKTLLGREGAFVDDVFYCPHHPDSGFPGEVKELKIDCDCRKPKTGMLLRAAERYHLDLSACCLIGDTTGDIQCGKNAGVRTVLVRTGEAGKDGKYDAVPDLVAENLADAAAKILGER from the coding sequence ATGCAGGCAGTGATAATGGCGGGCGGCAAGGGAAGCCGGCTCGCGGCGCTCACCAGAGATGAGATTCCGAAGCCCATGGCCCCGTTTCTCGGGAAGCCCCTACTCGAATGGCAGCTCGAAGAGCTGAAGCGCTACGGCATACGACGTGTCACCCTTGTGGTCGGGCATCTGAAGGAGAAAATTATCTCCTATTTCGGCGACGGCGCTTCGCGCGACATGGAGCTAGACTATGTCGAAGAGACCGAGCCGCTCGGCACGGCAGGGGCGTTTCCGCTCCTTCTGCCTAAAATCGAGAGCGCGCACTTCCTGCTCCTCTTCGGCGATATCCGCTTTGACATCGATATCGCGCGGATGGAGCGCTTCTTCCTCGAGAAGCGGGCGGAGTGCCTGCTCTTTGCGCACCCGAATTCCCATCCCTACGACTCGGATCTCATTGTGACCGATGCGGAGAACCGCGTCACGGGCTTTGATTCCAAGCACAATGTGCGGACGGGCTGGCAGGACAATCTTGTAAATGCCGGCATCTACCTGCTCTCGCGGGATATGCTGCGCCGCGTCCCGGAAGTGAAAAAAACGGACTTCGAGAAGGAGATTTTGGCCCCCATGGCAGCGCGCGGCGAGGCGATTTACGCTTACCGTTCTCCGGAGTACGTAAAGGATGTCGGCACGGTGGAGCGCATACAGGCGGCCGAGGAAGAGTGGAAGTCCGGTTTCCCTGCAAAGCGGAACTTAGCGTTTCCGCAGCGCGCGGTCTTTCTTGACCGGGACGGCGTCATCAACCGCTACAACGGCTTCGTGAGAACGCCGGAAGAATTGGAACTCCTGCCGGAAGCGGCGGAGGGCTTAAAGCGCTTAAACAGCTCGGAATATCTCACGATTGTCGTGAGCAATCAGCCCGTCGTTGCACGCGGGGAGACGAGTGAGGCGGAGCTCGAGACCATCTTCAACAAGATGAAGACCTTGCTCGGACGGGAGGGGGCCTTCGTGGACGATGTCTTCTACTGCCCGCATCACCCGGACAGCGGCTTCCCGGGCGAGGTGAAGGAATTGAAGATTGACTGCGACTGCCGAAAGCCGAAGACGGGTATGCTCCTACGCGCCGCGGAGCGCTACCACTTGGATCTCTCCGCCTGCTGTCTGATCGGCGATACGACCGGCGATATACAGTGCGGAAAAAATGCGGGCGTGAGAACCGTGTTGGTGCGGACCGGTGAAGCGGGGAAGGACGGCAAGTATGACGCAGTGCCGGATCTCGTTGCGGAGAATCTCGCGGATGCGGCTGCAAAAATACTCGGTGAGCGCTGA
- a CDS encoding class I SAM-dependent methyltransferase — protein sequence MLRADRWRDYEVLDCAGGEKLERWGDYFLVRPDPQVIWRSDKKDPHWRKPDAHYHRSNRGGGDWEFFSLPKQWDISYALPESLVNPRTSTLRFQLKPFRFKHTGLFPEQAANWDRFSSIINRAAKEGRPARILNLFAYTGGATLAAAAAGAEVTHVDASKGMVAWAKENAESSGLSAAPIRWLVDDCGKFVQRELRRGRRYDAIIMDPPSYGRGPNGELWKLEDTLYELLTDCVSLLSDTPLFFLISSYTTGLQASVLSYLLGDLIVPRFGGKIAAEELGLPVSGNGLTLPCGASGLWIAP from the coding sequence ATGCTGAGAGCCGATCGCTGGAGAGACTATGAGGTTTTGGACTGCGCCGGAGGCGAAAAGCTGGAGCGCTGGGGAGATTATTTTTTGGTGCGCCCGGACCCGCAGGTTATTTGGCGCAGCGACAAGAAGGACCCGCATTGGCGTAAGCCCGACGCCCACTATCACAGAAGCAACCGCGGCGGCGGCGACTGGGAGTTTTTTTCGCTTCCGAAGCAGTGGGATATCTCCTATGCGCTTCCCGAGTCCCTTGTGAATCCCCGCACAAGTACGCTCCGTTTTCAACTGAAACCCTTCCGCTTTAAGCACACGGGCCTCTTTCCCGAGCAGGCCGCGAACTGGGACCGCTTTTCTTCCATTATTAACCGCGCCGCAAAGGAAGGACGTCCCGCGCGCATCTTAAATCTCTTTGCCTATACCGGCGGCGCGACGCTCGCCGCAGCGGCTGCGGGCGCGGAAGTGACCCATGTCGACGCGAGCAAGGGCATGGTCGCCTGGGCCAAGGAAAATGCGGAGTCCTCCGGCCTCTCGGCAGCACCGATACGCTGGCTCGTCGATGACTGCGGAAAATTCGTACAGCGGGAGCTTCGGCGCGGTCGCCGCTACGACGCCATCATCATGGATCCGCCCTCCTACGGACGCGGCCCGAACGGCGAGCTCTGGAAGCTCGAGGACACGCTCTACGAACTCTTGACGGACTGTGTCTCCCTGCTCTCCGACACGCCGCTCTTCTTCCTGATCAGCTCCTACACAACGGGCTTACAGGCTTCGGTGCTCTCCTACCTCCTCGGCGATTTGATTGTGCCGCGCTTCGGCGGAAAAATTGCCGCCGAGGAACTGGGGCTTCCGGTCAGCGGGAACGGGCTCACCCTTCCCTGCGGCGCGAGCGGCCTCTGGATTGCGCCCTGA
- a CDS encoding NUDIX hydrolase, which produces MEENLRWEKLEDKIIRKDRWIDFREATYRLPNGIEIAPFYHYSGRDFVVIAARDTEGKYICVRQYRVGIDAVTTEFPAGGIERGESALEAAKRELLEETGAVAERWTELGSFFANPTMGTSRAHCFLAEGCRVVSAQELDESECVVYVRLGEEELRRAMEDGSFAQAVHIALYYKAREAKEGK; this is translated from the coding sequence TGGATCGATTTTCGGGAGGCAACATACCGCCTGCCGAACGGCATCGAGATTGCGCCCTTTTATCATTACAGCGGGAGAGACTTTGTCGTGATTGCGGCCAGGGATACCGAGGGCAAGTACATCTGTGTGCGGCAGTACCGCGTGGGCATCGATGCGGTCACGACGGAATTTCCGGCGGGCGGCATTGAGCGAGGCGAGTCCGCATTGGAGGCCGCAAAGCGTGAACTTCTCGAGGAGACCGGGGCGGTTGCGGAGCGCTGGACAGAGCTTGGGAGCTTTTTTGCGAATCCGACCATGGGTACGAGCCGGGCGCACTGCTTTCTCGCGGAGGGCTGCCGCGTGGTTTCCGCACAGGAACTCGACGAGAGTGAGTGTGTGGTCTATGTGAGACTCGGCGAAGAGGAACTTCGTCGCGCCATGGAGGACGGCAGCTTTGCGCAGGCGGTGCACATTGCGCTCTACTATAAGGCGCGAGAGGCGAAGGAAGGAAAGTGA